A region from the Plutella xylostella chromosome 8, ilPluXylo3.1, whole genome shotgun sequence genome encodes:
- the LOC105381657 gene encoding acylphosphatase-2, with product MAAPIYKNFVTVDFEVFGKVQGVFFRKHTLKKAMDLGLKGWVMNTAQGTVVGQAQGPPEVINNFKAWLQNVGSPKSKIEKASFKNEGPIPSLAFKSFEIRR from the coding sequence ATGGCTGCCCCTATTTACAAAAACTTTGTAACAGTCGACTTCGAAGTGTTTGGCAAAGTGCAGGGCGTATTCTTTAGGAAACATACACTGAAGAAAGCCATGGACCTCGGTCTTAAGGGGTGGGTGATGAACACTGCCCAGGGCACGGTGGTGGGGCAGGCGCAGGGCCCCCCGGAGGTCATCAACAACTTCAAGGCATGGCTGCAGAATGTCGGAAGCCCAAAGTCAAAGATCGAGAAAGCCTCCTTCAAGAACGAGGGGCCTATTCCCAGCCTTGCGTTCAAATCTTTTGAAATCCGCCGCTAA
- the LOC119693012 gene encoding sodium channel protein Nach-like, producing the protein MAQELRRRLPRRHAAPRSSKHLVLESIKGISKEYCAESSICGLKHLVDVNIPYFERVIWAVTMVGALICSVSLVWMTFTRYYMAPLVTTQVPEGISVSEIIFPAVGICSTNRISKKAVTELAKELLQQPRNKGYNESEMMSMLLGLGQLYDLQMISSATLSDPEQLHDILGDYDTKTLMRNVRTNHLIIRKAMNCSELFDFRMTMNGYCCTFNYLRDSEEFDE; encoded by the exons ATGGCGCAGGAGCTTCGACGTCGTCTCCCCAGGAGGCACGCAGCGCCAAGGAGCAGCAAACACCTGGTCCTGGAAAGTATCAAGGGCATAAGCAAGGAGTATTGCGCTGAATCTTCCATATGTGGATTAAAGCATCTCGTCGATGTAAACATACCTTACTTCGAGAG AGTAATCTGGGCGGTGACGATGGTGGGGGCCCTCATCTGCTCGGTGTCACTCGTGTGGATGACCTTCACCCGCTACTACATGGCGCCGCTCGTCACCACGCAG GTGCCCGAAGGAATCTCTGTAAGTGAAATCATCTTCCCCGCTGTGGGCATATGCTCCACAAACAGGATCAGCAAGAAGGCTGTCACAGAGTTAGCTAAGGAACT GTTGCAGCAACCCCGTAACAAGGGGTACAATGAATCTGAGATGATGTCCATGTTACTGGGTCTTGGCCAGCTGTATGACCTGCAAATGATCTCGTCAGCGACGCTCTCAGATCCTGAGCAACTACATGACATCCTGGGTGACTACGATACTAAGACCCTCATGAGAAATGTACGTACCAATCATCTTATTATACGA AAAGCGATGAATTGCTCGGAGCTGTTCGACTTCCGAATGACGATGAACGGCTACTGCTGCACCTTCAACTACTTGCGGGACTCCGAGGAGTTTGATGAGTAA
- the LOC105381698 gene encoding cytochrome P450 CYP12A2 encodes MQLTKVTNMKIKPLQKIWPAAQTLAGRRHQATDARPYKEVPGPPSWPVIGPLLEFIPGGSIGDMTLDPKVFRLLNEKFGDIVRVDPILTKPGMCFLFDPEAISQVLRGESVYPVRPGFDSLTYYRKKYMKTDITGLITEHGEKWKTIRSKVNPVLLHPKIMKLYEPVIDEVAQDMIKRIRSLRDSDLMIREGLDYELNKWGLESISTVALGGRLGALDPDLPEDSPVAQLIQCVHDVLEVLQEMDFNKPGMWKYIPTKQFREAMKLYDQQMQLSKYFVMRAVKDIERNRNVNSNEKSVLEKLLEIDEDIAVVMASDMLFGGVDASAHTVLAIMHLLATNPEKQTKLREEVLKNGDRKYLKACIKEGMRLKPIAVGNGRDTSKEYILHGYRIPKKTRVIFAHLAISMKETQYPRPNDFIPERWLTTKEDPLFHGHAHPFATMPFGFGARQCIGKPIAMIELEAIISRLVQNFEIGWQGPQPAFKLVALNYFVGPFGFVFKDV; translated from the exons atgcagCTTACGAAAGTTACAAACATGAAAATAAAGCCATTACAAAAAATCTG GCCTGCAGCGCAGACGCTGGCGGGTAGGCGGCACCAGGCCACGGACGCCAGGCCCTACAAGGAGGTGCCTGGACCGCCTTCCTGGCCCGTCATTGGACCTCTCCTCGAATTCATACCGGGAG gtaGTATTGGCGATATGACTTTAGATCCGAAAGTATTCCGGTTGCTGAATGAAAAATTCGGAGATATTGTACGTGTGGACCCTATACTCACCAAACCTGGCATGTGTTTTCTTTTTGATCCGGAAGCTATATCACAG GTACTACGTGGCGAGTCCGTCTACCCAGTGCGGCCAGGCTTTGATTCTTTAACATACtacaggaaaaaatacatgaaaACCGACATTACGGGTTTGATCActga acATGGAGAAAAATGGAAAACCATTCGTTCCAAGGTAAACCCCGTGCTGCTACATCCGAAAATCATGAAGCTATACGAGCCAGTCATCGATGAGGTCGCTCAAGATATGATAAAGAG aatACGATCTCTACGAGATTCTGATCTAATGATAAGAGAGGGACTTGACTATGAGCTTAATAAATGGGGATTAGAGTCTATCAGTACAGTGGCACTAGGGGGCCGTCTCGGAGCGCTGGACCCTGACCTTCCCGAGGACTCTCCGGTGGCGCAGCTCATCCAATGTGTTCACGATGTGTTGGAAGTATTGcaagaaatggatttcaataagcCCGGTATGTGGAAGTATATCCCAACGAAGCAATTTAGAGAAGCGATGAAGTTGTACGACCAGCAAATGCA GCTAAGCAAATATTTTGTGATGCGAGCTGTTAAAGATATAGAGAGGAACAGAAATGTTAATTCAAATGAGAAGAGTGTACTTGAAAAATTGTTGGAAATTGACGAAGATATTGCAGTTGTTATGGCTTCGGACATGCTGTTCGGTGGTGTTGATGCT TCTGCGCATACTGTACTGGCCATAATGCATCTCTTAGCAACAAATCCAGAAAAACAAACCAAACTTCGCGAAGAAGTGTTAAAGAATGGAGATCGCAAATACTTAAAAGCTTGCATCAAAGAAGGGATGAGACTTAAGCCTATAGCTGTAGGAAATGGGAGAGATACTTCAAAAGAATATATTTTACATGGATACCGTATACCTAAAAAG ACCAGAGTTATCTTCGCGCACCTCGCCATCAGCATGAAAGAAACTCAGTATCCTCGACCGAACGACTTCATCCCGGAGAGATGGCTGACGACTAAAGAGGACCCTCTGTTCCACGGCCACGCCCATCCCTTCGCCACCATGCCATTCGGCTTCGGGGCTCGCCAGTGCATCGGGAAGCCGATCGCGATGATAGAACTTGAGGCCATCATCTCAAGACTGGTGCAGAACTTCGAAATAGGCTGGCAAGGACCACAGCCAGCGTTCAAGCTGGTGGCACTGAATTACTTTGTAGGAccatttggttttgttttcaaaGACGTTTAG